Proteins encoded together in one Astyanax mexicanus isolate ESR-SI-001 chromosome 10, AstMex3_surface, whole genome shotgun sequence window:
- the si:dkeyp-121d2.7 gene encoding zinc finger and SCAN domain-containing protein 2, with protein sequence MADSVKTFQAHLTAVMDSLVRASVCEITKLFQDTVNDYLVEISLNRKENEALKLRLRLTENKLRNERKYGMAWAANRRAAGLLASEDPGTKKRRVDIRAKQGKEWRSGGGGGGAAAAAAATAAWEEGAGGVREEKRDVFRVHLPTERQRQGEEGEEEEEEEEERRRVSRERKEVASIKEEEEGYRSNSLRLLQEALQMSQNETVSTHVELDPASVGSGSVAAEAWEEPPSLSAETMTSSDELSGLETALKAEREREGAGPPMDSSSHPGSTAEGVEFIGLDGLCSSQQDGPLSTHKTEPNEVPSATGSQGDEEEEEEEEESCQEGSDPLHFCPQCGGGFNSASDLAEHTCPLAEVQPFQCSSCGQAFSQAWGLKNHECVQVGERRHRCDLCGKGFTHARSLERHQLVHTGERPHRCLQCGRSFSRLGNLERHQRIHTGERPYECGACGKRFSRVEYLKRHQQIHTGERGERNTLQCGHCSQTFGDTEHLKRHQCFSSA encoded by the exons ATGGCGGACTCGGTGAAGACCTTCCAAGCCCACCTGACCGCAGTAATGGACAGTTTGGTCCGCGCGTCCGTGTGCGAGATCACCAAACTCTTCCAGGACACGGTGAACGACTACCTGGTGGAGATCTCGCTGAACAGGAAGGAGAACGAGGCCCTGAAGTTACGCCTGAGGCTGACAGAAAACAAGCTGAGGAACGAGAGGAAATACGGCATGGCGTGGGCTGCGAACCGCCGAGCTGCTGGCCTGCTGGCCTCGGAGGACCCCGGCACCAAAAAGCGCAGAGTGGACATCA gaGCCAAACAGGGGAaggagtggaggagtggtggtggtggaggtggagccgctgctgctgctgctgctactgctgcgtGGGAGGAGGGGGCTGGAGGAGTGAGGGAGGAGAAGAGGGATGTGTTCCGAGTCCATCTGCCAACTgaaagacagagacagggagaggagggtgaggaggaggaggaggaggaggaggagaggagacgTGTCTCCAGGGAGAGGAAGGAGGTGGCCAGCATTAAAGAGGAG GAGGAGGGCTACAGGTCAAATTCTCTGAGGCTGCTGCAGGAGGCGCTCCAGATGAGCCAGAATGAGACTGTCTCTACCCACG TGGAGCTGGACCCTGCCTCTGTTGGTTCTGGATCAGTTGCAGCTGAAGCATGGGAGGAGCCGCCTTCGCTGTCAGCTGAAACCATGACTAGTAGTGACGAGCTCAGTGGACTCGAGACTGCTCTAAAGGCAGAACGTGAGCGTGAGGGGGCGGGGCCTCCTATGGACAGCTCCTCCCACCCCGGGAGCACAGCAGAAGGTGTGGAATTTATTGGCCTTGACGGTTTGTGCAGCTCTCAACAAGATGGCCCCCTGTCAACACACAAAACAGAACCTAATGAAGTCCCCTCGGCCACAGGAAGTCAGGgcgacgaggaggaggaggaggaggaggaggagtcttGCCAAGAGGGCAGCGACCCTCTTCATTTCTGTCCGCAGTGTGGAGGTGGCTTTAACTCAGCCAGTGACCTGGCGGAACACACGTGCCCGTTGGCGGAAGTGCAGCCCTTCCAGTGCTCCTCTTGCGGTCAAGCCTTCAGTCAAGCCTGGGGCTTGAAGAACCACGAGTGTGTGCAGGTGGGCGAGCGGCGGCACCGCTGCGATCTTTGTGGAAAGGGCTTTACACATGCGCGCTCGCTGGAGCGCCACCAGCTAGTGCACACAGGCGAGCGCCCGCACAGGTGCCTGCAGTGCGGCCGCAGCTTCAGCCGCTTGGGCAACTTGGAGCGGCATCAGCGCATCCACACGGGCGAGAGGCCGTACGAGTGCGGCGCCTGTGGAAAGAGGTTTAGCCGAGTGGAATACCTGAAACGGCACCAGCAGATACACACCGGAGAGAGGGGCGAAAGGAACACCCTGCAGTGCGGCCACTGCAGCCAGACGTTCGGTGACACAGAGCACCTCAAACGCCATCAGTGCTTCTCCAGTGCCTGA